The stretch of DNA AGCTCCCATTACTTTAGAGGTGAAAACTTTAGTACAATATCCATTGTCAATGGTTACGGAATAAATTCCCAATTGATCAACGAAAATAGTTTGAGTAGTCTCTCCGGTACTCCATAAGTATTTATAGTTAGGCCCTGTACCTGCATCCAGCATTAGTCTATCACCCATACACATTTCAACATCAGCTAACGGAGAGGTAATTTCAGGAACTACTTCCACAGTTAACGTTGCAGGCTGTAGAGATTTACATCCTTTTTCACCCAGAGCGTACACTGTGAAGGTTGTGGTATTATATAAAGTCACTGTTTGGGTATTTCCTGTACCTGCGAAATTATCCCACATATAAGTAACCCCTCCGGTTGCGGTTAAATCTACAGAATCTCCGGGACATATTTTCAATTTTGAAGAAACAAGATGTGCAACAGGTCTGGCCTCTTTCAGCAGTTTTAATTCAATCATTCTGCTACAGAAACCTCCGTTGGAAACAACCACATATAGTATCTGACCGTCATTCCCATTATAGTTTAACGGATTGGTAATATAATTTCCGTTTTGAGCGATTGCATCTGCCTGATTTACGTAAAAATGAAACACCGCCCCAGGAGTTGTACTTATCGAAGGTGTTGCAGATGTTAAATCAAATGTTGTTATATCAGGAGTTGTACACAATAACAATGTTGCATCATTTGCAGCAGGAGTTGTTCCTCCGTGAATTTGAATTGATGCCTTTCCCGGACAAGGATTACCTGGAAAGCTTACTTCAATCGTATAGGTTCCCGGTTGAGTAGCTGTAATACTATTAGTTGTTGCTCCCTGTACTATAACACCGTTATAATACCACTGATAAGCCATATTAGGATCACTTACTGATGCTGTTAAGACCTGTGGAACATTATCACATACATTAATATCAGACGGCAATGTAGCGCCGCTAGGATCTAGTAATTCAACTCCGATATTGAAAGAACCTCCTTCTAAAAAAACAGCGGAATCATAATTGGTATCAATAGCGTCCGCAAGAACCATTTTAAAATGATAAGTCTGCCCAGGAGTAACCGTTGCAGTTGCTGTAAGAGGAATCGTTCTTCCGTTAAAATTGGTTTCAATATTAGCTGTGTTATATCCTCCGAAAAAAGTAGGATTGGTAGCACCACAATATAATGGACTGCCATCGAATTGAGTATCCGGATGAATATTGGTTACACTCACAGGCCCGGCTCCAGAAGGCAATACAGCCATATTAATATAAGGTGCCGTACTTCCTACAGGCTTCAATAATAATGCAAATGCATCTGAATAGCTGCAAGGAAATGAAGTGGTATATTCTTCGGAAGCAAACAAATAATTAAACTTTACCTGTGAAGAAGTAGGTACGAAATCAAACTCCAGTACTACGGCATCTCTTAACTGAACCGAAGGATTGGTAGCCGCTACAAGGTCGGGATCACTCCCGGTACCCACAAGGTCACTTAATGGGCTTAAAACATCTACGTAAGTGTTTCCTGTTCTGTTAGCCTTTCCAGTCACTAAAACAATTCCATCTTTAAATGGGAAATTGGTTGTTCCCTTATGGAAGTATCCCCAGGCTCTGTTTACATCACTTGCCGGCAAACTAGGATTAACCTGTACATTCGACACATTAGGCGTAACACAAGAGTTGGTTCCCGATGAAATCAAAACATCCTTTACCAATTGTGTAATATTGTAAGCCGATTCATTATAGCCCGCAGCATTAACATCAATAAAAGCACCGGCTTTTGCTGTTAAGTTAGCTCTTGGCTTAGGAACCTTCCTGGGATAAATATTTTGCGAATGATAAAAATTCAGCGAGACGAGAAAAAAAGAAAACAATAGTAGATATCTCTTCATAATATTTTTGTTTCAACAAATTTAATTTTTTTTTAAACATACCACATACATAATTAATAATATTATGTTAAAAAGTAAAGCCCTCCATTTATGGAAGGCTTTACTTTTTTTCGATATTTTTAAATATTAATTTCTATTTTTTAATAATATCCATCCTGTTCGTAATTCCAGTTTCTTACTGGCAGGATTTTCCCATTGCACTCTATACCAGTAAGTAGCGGTAGGAAGGATATTGCCTTTTAAAGTTCCGTTCCAGACAGGATCAGCTTTAGTTGCTTTGAATAACTCCTGACCATATCTATTAAAAATAGAAGCGGCAAAATTATTATAATTACTAATTCCTGAAAAATCAATGACATCATTACGTCCATCTGAATTAGGAGTGATAGCGTTGTTAATCACAAAAGTATAATAACTTAAAGCTGTATTACATTTAGCATCTTTAGTTCTTACGACCAGATTATAATTGGCATTGTCTAAAACATTGTGAAATATATTGGATGTCTGCCATGTCAATCCACCGTCAATAGAATACTCTAAAATACCGTTAGTAGGATTACTTGCCGTCAGCGTAAGCATATGGTTATCGTAAACAATATTGGTAAACTGAGGCAGGTTCGGGTTTAATAACTGACCTGTAAAAGCTTTGGAACAAGTTCCGTTGCTAATGGTTACGGTATAGGTTCCCGGAATATTCGTTGAAATCGTCTGAGTAGTTGCTCCCGTACTCCATATATAAGTATAGTTAAGCCCGCTGCCTGCGTCTAAAACTCCTGTATCCCCTGCACAAACATATACATCTTCTAAAGTAGAAGTAATAGCAGGAACTACTTCAATAGTTATCGTAGCAGGCTGGGTAGAGCTACACCCGTTTCCTCCTAACGCATACACTGAATAAGTAGTGGTCATAGTAGGTGATACTACCTGCGTATTTCCATTCCCTGTCAGGCCTACCCAGTTATAGGTAATACCGCCTGAAGCAGTTAATGTCACTGACTCTCCAGCACATATTTTAGATTTAGAAGCTGCAACGGTTGCTGTTGGAGGTCCCACGATAACAGTAACCGTTGCAGGATTTGTTGAAACACATCCATTGGCCCCTACTGCATAAACAGTATAAGTAGTGGTTACCGTAGGAGATACTGTTTGGGTATTTCCGTTACCAGTCAATCCGGTCCAGTTATAGGTTGCTCCTCCTCCCGCTGTTAAGGTAACCGACTCCCCTACACAAATCTGTGCATGAGAAGACACCAATGTAGCTACAGGAAGCGTTTTATTTTCGTTTACCGTTACATTCTCAGTATAAGTACAGGTTAAATTCCCGGGCTGAGAAGTATTCTGAACCGTCAGCGTATAAGTTCCCCCTGCATTGACTACAGGGTTTAGTGTATTAGCTCCTGAAACAATATTTCCCCCGGTAGTCGTCCACGCAATCGTAGAACCTGGAGGGATTGTAGAAGCTGAAGCGTTTAAAGTAATTTGTGACGTCGTACAGGTAATAGTTTGCGGCGCAGCTATCGTAAGGGTAGTTGTCGGTGTTTTCAACAACTGTAATGTTACTACATAACTACAACCTCCGTTTTTCACAAGTACATAAACCGTTTGGTTCCCCGGACTTGAATACGCTGTCGGCGTTGGAATCGTATTCCCATTTCCGGCATTAGCATCTGCTACGTTGACATAATAAGCGAAAGTAGCTGTTCCTACTGAAGTCATCTGTGGTTCCGCCGAAGTCAAATCATAGGTAATATTACCCGGTTGATAACATTTAAGCAACGTTGCATTTTGTACTGTAATAGGCTGAGACACCTGAATTGTTATAGTTGCGGGACTCTGGGAAACACAACCATTAGCTCCAACTGCAGTCACCGTATAGGTAGTTGTAGTGGTAGGAGTGACAGTCTGTGTATTTCCATTACCTGTTAATCCGTTCCAATTATACGTTGCTCCACCTGA from Chryseobacterium piperi encodes:
- a CDS encoding T9SS C-terminal target domain-containing protein is translated as MKRYLLLFSFFLVSLNFYHSQNIYPRKVPKPRANLTAKAGAFIDVNAAGYNESAYNITQLVKDVLISSGTNSCVTPNVSNVQVNPSLPASDVNRAWGYFHKGTTNFPFKDGIVLVTGKANRTGNTYVDVLSPLSDLVGTGSDPDLVAATNPSVQLRDAVVLEFDFVPTSSQVKFNYLFASEEYTTSFPCSYSDAFALLLKPVGSTAPYINMAVLPSGAGPVSVTNIHPDTQFDGSPLYCGATNPTFFGGYNTANIETNFNGRTIPLTATATVTPGQTYHFKMVLADAIDTNYDSAVFLEGGSFNIGVELLDPSGATLPSDINVCDNVPQVLTASVSDPNMAYQWYYNGVIVQGATTNSITATQPGTYTIEVSFPGNPCPGKASIQIHGGTTPAANDATLLLCTTPDITTFDLTSATPSISTTPGAVFHFYVNQADAIAQNGNYITNPLNYNGNDGQILYVVVSNGGFCSRMIELKLLKEARPVAHLVSSKLKICPGDSVDLTATGGVTYMWDNFAGTGNTQTVTLYNTTTFTVYALGEKGCKSLQPATLTVEVVPEITSPLADVEMCMGDRLMLDAGTGPNYKYLWSTGETTQTIFVDQLGIYSVTIDNGYCTKVFTSKVMGAALPFISGLDYNNNNTLTITAVNPPINNITGILEYSVDDGVTWQTSNVFPNLLDNTTYHLQVRVQGTSCVGILDFFTFKITNIITPNQDGINDVLDLTSFGNFNNFTGSIYDRYGVEMFRFSKQTPIWDGTVGGKRLSTATYWYKFNFQYPKSKAQMNWSGWILLKNK
- a CDS encoding T9SS C-terminal target domain-containing protein, whose amino-acid sequence is MLNRRTRSLFLVLFLVLIGHFSFAQDRGQMIKMKAPSAESMKAGAFIDVNAPGYAESNYNITQLVKDVLIAGGSTCTTANVSNVAVSPNLSASDQNRSWGYFNKATTNFPFANGIVLVTGFARKAGNDFQGTLSDELTPSGGDIDLATALNVDNTKLRDATYIEFDFVPSSTEVSFRYLFASKEYQALGNFTCNISDGFALLLKKVGDPNYTNLAILPNGAGPVSVTNIIPASLPCGPKNAQYFGSLNNPQIETNFNGRTIPLTAKATVIPGQTYHFKMVLADYQDKNFDSAVFLEAGSFDIGVQIVGPTGVALPASINVCDNAPQVLTASLQNSTATYQWFFNNTPIPGATNPSYTATQPGVYKLQVFIAGNTCPGTASVTIVGGTSPTVQNATLTACYTPGNAVYNLTNAQASISTTPGVSYTYYTTLADANAGNANNIQTPTAYSSAGGQTIYVQVKSGFCSKVAQLQLVKAPQMTGTIAPPTALTCTNSQITLNASASVYPAGATFNWTTTGGNIVSGGNTLTPLVNAAGTYTLTISKVYQPGNITCTTTANVTVVGDSAVPATTVTASKVLICAGESVTLTASGGATYNWNGLTGNGNTQTVTPTTTTTYTVTAVGANGCVSQSPATITIQVSQPITVQNATLLKCYQPGNITYDLTSAEPQMTSVGTATFAYYVNVADANAGNGNTIPTPTAYSSPGNQTVYVLVKNGGCSYVVTLQLLKTPTTTLTIAAPQTITCTTSQITLNASASTIPPGSTIAWTTTGGNIVSGANTLNPVVNAGGTYTLTVQNTSQPGNLTCTYTENVTVNENKTLPVATLVSSHAQICVGESVTLTAGGGATYNWTGLTGNGNTQTVSPTVTTTYTVYAVGANGCVSTNPATVTVIVGPPTATVAASKSKICAGESVTLTASGGITYNWVGLTGNGNTQVVSPTMTTTYSVYALGGNGCSSTQPATITIEVVPAITSTLEDVYVCAGDTGVLDAGSGLNYTYIWSTGATTQTISTNIPGTYTVTISNGTCSKAFTGQLLNPNLPQFTNIVYDNHMLTLTASNPTNGILEYSIDGGLTWQTSNIFHNVLDNANYNLVVRTKDAKCNTALSYYTFVINNAITPNSDGRNDVIDFSGISNYNNFAASIFNRYGQELFKATKADPVWNGTLKGNILPTATYWYRVQWENPASKKLELRTGWILLKNRN